A region of Desulfobacterales bacterium DNA encodes the following proteins:
- a CDS encoding hydantoinase B/oxoprolinase family protein — MIDSKKIRFSIDRGGTFTDIYAEIPKPPWFKIIKLLSVDPEKYEDAPREGIRRILEEVLEISIPKDSIDPKYIDCIRMGTTVATNALLERKGARCALVTTKGFRDILQIGYQNRPDIFDLEIKKPELLYEEVIEIDERIRLLTNNENINQYDNSQIAEGINGERFLILKSPDTSLVRNQLNEIYKKGIRSIAVVFMHGYAWPVHELFIGKIAEEIGFTQISLSCQIMPMAKIVQRGDTTLVDAYLTPHIKDYIKNFRNGFKSELKETKVLFMQSHGGLTNADNFKGFSAILSGPAGGVVGYAMTTYNSLTGQPVIGFDMGGTSTDVSRFGGDYELIHESEISGVRLQSPQMHIKTVASGGSSRLFFDNGMFLVGPESSGSHPGPVCYRKNGFLSITDANLLLGRIQPKYFPKIFGHNNNEALDTEAVISEFTKLKDSINDFYRQKNQHEMSLEEIASGFIKVANEVMIRPIREISVMRGFNIKNHILAVFGGAGPQHACAIARELGISKIFIHRFSGILSAYGIGIANVIVEKQKPSSLIYSKSNLDILLSELSILQKEAEADIISQGFSIEKVIVKRFLNLRFKGTDTKIMIEQPLNLDFAKAFCEQYYKEFGFILKDRDIFVDDIRVRAIGKTEGVKKIKIPSSNDAPKFIDKVACYFDNTWMQTKIYLFDQLLAGQKIDGPSIILNETSTVLIEPYCSAVITDYGDIEINVPTLKSEKIGVDIDPVNLSIFSNLFMSIAEQMGRMLQKTAISTNIKERLDFSCAIFDSKGDLVANAPHLPVHLGSMSDAVKEQIRINTGLIKQGDVFLSNHPMAGGSHLPDITVITPVFMDEKIIFWTASRGHHSDIGGISPGSMPASSKRLEEEGVCIISFKIVESGIFKEDELIEIFIAPSKIKIEEGSPKISGARSIHDNISDIKAQISANQKGIELITEMVNNYGIDVVQAYMGHIQSASEEAVRYSLIELSNNKNFDDNGGVSAHDYLDTGSKIDLILNIDKNSGDSVFDFSGTSYEVLCNLNAPKSITKSAILYALRCLIKKNLPLNSGCLIPITVKIKKGSILDPSFDAAVAGGNVITSQRIVDVILKAFGTAAASQGCMNNFTFGNNTFAYYETIGGGAGAGPSWHGQSGVHTHMTNTRITDPEILEKRYPVVLIEFSIRKNSGGNGQYKGGDGLIREIEFLEPLNISILSDRRVFAPYGLLGGESGMRGINFLIKKGVKIIDMGGKNEVKVEPFDRIKIMTPGGGGYGKIIA, encoded by the coding sequence ATGATTGACTCAAAAAAAATTAGATTTTCAATTGATAGAGGCGGCACTTTTACTGATATTTATGCCGAAATACCTAAACCTCCGTGGTTTAAAATTATAAAACTCCTTTCAGTTGATCCAGAAAAATATGAAGATGCGCCTCGAGAAGGAATAAGAAGAATCTTAGAAGAAGTATTGGAAATATCTATTCCTAAAGATTCCATTGATCCAAAATATATCGACTGTATACGAATGGGAACTACAGTTGCTACAAATGCTTTACTTGAAAGAAAAGGCGCAAGATGCGCTTTGGTTACAACTAAAGGTTTTAGAGATATCCTTCAAATTGGTTATCAAAATCGGCCAGATATTTTTGACCTTGAAATAAAAAAGCCTGAATTATTATATGAAGAAGTCATTGAAATAGACGAACGCATAAGGCTTTTAACTAATAACGAAAATATAAATCAATATGATAACTCTCAAATAGCTGAAGGTATTAATGGCGAACGCTTTCTTATTTTAAAATCACCAGATACGTCTTTAGTGAGAAATCAATTAAATGAAATTTATAAAAAAGGAATTAGAAGTATAGCTGTTGTTTTTATGCACGGTTATGCATGGCCTGTTCATGAACTTTTTATAGGCAAAATAGCAGAAGAAATAGGCTTTACTCAGATTTCTTTATCGTGTCAAATCATGCCGATGGCTAAAATCGTTCAAAGGGGAGACACTACCCTTGTTGATGCTTATTTAACGCCTCATATAAAAGATTACATTAAAAATTTTCGTAATGGATTTAAATCGGAACTCAAAGAAACAAAAGTGCTGTTTATGCAATCCCACGGGGGATTAACAAACGCTGATAATTTTAAAGGCTTTTCCGCTATTCTTTCAGGACCTGCCGGAGGCGTAGTTGGTTATGCAATGACTACATATAACTCATTAACTGGTCAGCCTGTAATTGGTTTTGATATGGGAGGCACATCTACCGATGTTTCGAGATTTGGCGGAGATTATGAACTTATCCATGAGTCTGAAATATCTGGAGTTAGACTTCAATCTCCTCAAATGCATATTAAAACTGTTGCTTCTGGAGGAAGTTCAAGACTGTTTTTTGATAATGGAATGTTTTTAGTCGGTCCAGAATCTTCAGGCTCTCATCCTGGCCCTGTATGCTACCGCAAAAATGGATTTTTATCTATAACTGACGCTAATCTTCTTCTTGGGCGAATACAACCTAAATATTTTCCAAAAATTTTTGGACATAATAATAATGAGGCTTTAGATACTGAGGCTGTTATATCTGAATTTACAAAATTAAAAGATTCTATAAATGATTTTTATCGGCAAAAAAATCAGCATGAAATGAGTTTGGAAGAAATCGCATCAGGTTTTATTAAAGTAGCAAATGAAGTAATGATAAGGCCTATCAGAGAAATTTCTGTTATGAGGGGCTTTAACATAAAAAATCATATTCTTGCTGTTTTTGGAGGCGCAGGTCCCCAGCACGCATGTGCTATAGCTCGAGAATTAGGGATTTCTAAAATTTTTATACACAGGTTTTCAGGTATTCTTTCAGCTTACGGAATAGGAATCGCCAATGTTATAGTGGAAAAACAAAAACCATCATCTCTTATATATTCCAAATCAAATTTAGATATTTTACTTTCTGAACTTTCAATCCTTCAAAAAGAAGCTGAAGCAGACATAATATCCCAAGGTTTTTCAATTGAAAAAGTTATAGTAAAAAGATTTTTAAACCTTAGATTCAAAGGCACTGATACAAAAATTATGATTGAGCAGCCTTTGAATTTGGATTTCGCAAAAGCATTTTGCGAACAATATTATAAAGAATTTGGGTTTATACTTAAAGATAGGGATATATTTGTTGATGATATAAGGGTTAGAGCTATCGGAAAAACCGAAGGGGTAAAAAAAATTAAAATCCCAAGTTCAAATGATGCTCCAAAATTTATTGATAAAGTTGCTTGCTATTTTGACAACACTTGGATGCAAACAAAGATTTATCTTTTTGATCAATTATTGGCTGGTCAAAAAATAGATGGGCCTTCGATTATATTAAATGAAACATCAACAGTATTAATTGAACCTTATTGCTCCGCTGTAATTACGGATTATGGAGATATTGAAATAAACGTTCCTACTTTAAAAAGCGAAAAAATTGGAGTTGATATTGACCCTGTTAATCTTTCAATATTTTCTAATTTATTTATGTCCATTGCTGAACAAATGGGTAGAATGCTTCAAAAAACAGCCATATCAACTAATATTAAAGAAAGACTTGATTTTTCCTGCGCTATTTTTGATTCAAAGGGTGATTTAGTAGCTAATGCTCCTCATCTTCCAGTTCATCTTGGTTCAATGAGCGATGCTGTTAAAGAACAAATTAGAATTAATACTGGATTAATAAAACAAGGAGATGTATTTTTATCTAATCATCCGATGGCTGGAGGAAGTCATTTGCCTGACATAACTGTTATTACACCTGTATTTATGGACGAAAAAATTATTTTTTGGACTGCCAGCAGGGGACATCATAGCGATATCGGAGGAATTTCTCCGGGCTCAATGCCAGCCTCATCAAAACGGCTTGAAGAAGAAGGCGTATGCATAATTTCATTTAAAATTGTAGAATCTGGAATATTTAAAGAAGATGAACTTATTGAAATTTTTATTGCTCCCAGCAAAATAAAAATAGAAGAAGGAAGTCCAAAAATAAGCGGAGCCCGCTCTATTCATGATAATATATCCGATATTAAGGCTCAAATTTCTGCAAATCAAAAAGGAATTGAGCTTATAACTGAAATGGTTAATAATTATGGAATTGACGTAGTTCAAGCTTATATGGGACATATTCAATCCGCTTCAGAAGAAGCAGTTCGTTATAGTTTGATAGAACTTAGCAATAATAAAAATTTTGACGATAATGGCGGTGTTTCAGCTCATGATTACTTGGATACTGGAAGCAAAATAGACCTTATATTGAATATCGATAAAAATTCTGGGGACTCTGTTTTTGATTTTTCTGGAACAAGCTATGAAGTTCTATGCAATCTAAATGCCCCTAAATCTATAACAAAATCGGCTATTCTTTATGCGCTAAGATGCTTGATTAAAAAAAATTTACCGTTAAACAGCGGATGTCTTATTCCAATTACCGTCAAAATAAAAAAAGGTTCTATTCTTGACCCTTCTTTTGATGCGGCAGTAGCAGGAGGTAATGTAATTACTTCTCAAAGAATTGTTGATGTTATTTTAAAAGCATTTGGAACTGCAGCAGCATCACAAGGTTGTATGAATAATTTTACTTTTGGAAATAATACATTTGCATATTATGAAACTATTGGAGGCGGTGCTGGAGCAGGCCCTTCTTGGCACGGACAATCCGGAGTTCATACCCACATGACAAATACAAGAATAACTGACCCGGAAATTCTTGAAAAAAGATACCCTGTTGTGTTAATAGAATTTTCTATCAGAAAAAATTCAGGCGGAAATGGCCAATATAAGGGTGGAGACGGCCTTATACGTGAAATAGAATTTTTAGAACCTTTAAATATTTCTATTTTATCTGATAGAAGAGTTTTTGCTCCCTATGGACTTTTAGGCGGAGAATCTGGAATGCGGGGCATTAATTTTTTAATAAAAAAAGGTGTGAAAATAATTGACATGGGTGGAAAAAATGAAGTTAAAGTCGAGCCTTTTGATAGAATTAAAATTATGACCCCAGGAGGTGGAGGCTATGGAAAAATCATAGCTTGA
- a CDS encoding DUF1902 domain-containing protein, producing the protein MTNKPLFIRAEWDEEAKVWVATSDDVLGLATESDNLESLIAKLKVIIPELLYANGTCVGFEVPFEVLSRRFEVAKGVGLDV; encoded by the coding sequence ATGACGAATAAACCTTTGTTTATAAGGGCAGAATGGGATGAAGAGGCCAAAGTTTGGGTAGCAACCAGTGATGATGTTTTGGGGTTGGCAACTGAAAGCGATAACTTAGAAAGTTTAATTGCAAAATTGAAGGTAATTATTCCGGAACTTCTTTATGCTAACGGAACATGTGTTGGATTTGAAGTACCTTTTGAGGTGCTATCACGCCGTTTTGAAGTAGCGAAAGGTGTTGGTTTGGATGTCTGA
- a CDS encoding type II toxin-antitoxin system HicA family toxin, which translates to MSDFTIHLKKYLKEAGCYFERHGKGDHEIWFSPITCIRFVVDKTIKSRHTANAVLKQAGLPKKF; encoded by the coding sequence ATGTCTGATTTTACAATTCATTTAAAAAAATATTTGAAAGAAGCTGGATGTTATTTCGAGAGACACGGTAAAGGAGATCATGAAATTTGGTTTAGCCCAATAACCTGTATAAGGTTTGTTGTTGATAAAACTATAAAATCGAGACATACTGCTAATGCTGTTTTAAAACAGGCTGGATTACCTAAAAAATTTTAA
- a CDS encoding Rpn family recombination-promoting nuclease/putative transposase has product MEKLIRFDWAMKKLLRDKANFDVLEGFLSALLNDDKIKILYLIESESNQEEEKAKFNRVDLMVEDSDKRKIIIEIQNNREADYLERLLYGTSKVIVENIKIGEAYKEISKVISVSILYFNLGIGDDYIYYGTTDFKGVNTGTPLKVRKRIEWLDGDLKSNIKLVEKKIFPEYYLIQVERYENVIKKAIDEWIYMIKNNEVKEGSKSRNIDKAKEKLSEMNMTKEQRAIYERYVMNVVIERDVVNTAKEDGKDEGRKEGIKEGIEIGEKKGIEKEKKRLAETMILKNMPDDLISELTKLTKDEIKQLRDNLNK; this is encoded by the coding sequence ATGGAAAAATTAATAAGATTTGACTGGGCAATGAAAAAACTTTTAAGGGATAAAGCAAATTTTGATGTATTAGAAGGATTTTTATCTGCATTGCTAAATGACGACAAAATAAAAATATTATATTTGATAGAAAGCGAATCTAACCAAGAGGAAGAAAAAGCAAAATTCAATCGAGTAGATTTAATGGTGGAAGATAGCGATAAAAGAAAAATAATTATAGAAATCCAAAACAATAGAGAAGCGGATTATTTAGAAAGATTATTATACGGGACATCAAAGGTAATAGTAGAAAATATAAAAATAGGAGAAGCCTATAAGGAAATAAGCAAAGTAATATCCGTTAGTATTTTATATTTTAACTTAGGAATAGGGGATGATTACATATATTATGGAACAACTGATTTTAAAGGAGTAAATACAGGAACTCCATTAAAGGTAAGAAAACGGATAGAGTGGTTGGACGGAGATTTAAAATCGAATATTAAGTTGGTAGAAAAAAAAATATTCCCAGAATATTATTTAATTCAGGTAGAAAGATATGAAAATGTAATAAAAAAAGCCATAGATGAATGGATATATATGATAAAAAATAATGAAGTAAAGGAAGGGTCAAAATCAAGAAATATAGATAAAGCAAAAGAAAAATTATCAGAAATGAATATGACAAAAGAGCAAAGAGCTATATACGAAAGATATGTGATGAATGTGGTAATCGAAAGGGATGTAGTAAATACAGCAAAAGAAGATGGTAAAGATGAAGGTAGAAAAGAAGGCATAAAAGAAGGAATTGAAATAGGTGAAAAAAAGGGAATTGAAAAAGAGAAAAAAAGATTAGCTGAAACTATGATATTAAAAAACATGCCTGATGATTTGATTTCTGAATTGACCAAATTAACTAAGGATGAAATAAAGCAATTGAGGGATAACCTAAATAAATAA